A stretch of Flavobacterium sp. N2270 DNA encodes these proteins:
- a CDS encoding ATP-binding protein yields the protein MQIKRYLFSLLFLTSLSYSQSLYKETTKINDSVDYFLEVAVFNKDDKKSFNKAIIYTEKAIEYAKENNLNEKLADCYLVLGSIHFDLNKMDSAIENFIRSINYYNKKEKSTNLALAYYNLGNCYLEKNKTDLSEIYFNKSAQLYNQLNFPDAIDLINLQKGIIQKNKHNYSEAEIIFQNIITDVTNEDFIDTKVEALFQLGQIYFIKKNNVRSIQYFEKSLKTNKSGNKNIQLEIKILKELSKLYQSTQQFEKSNFYLEKYAEILDSIGSDFNNLISENTFNEIKFDKQLQTIEQLDKEKKSQQRTLRFSKLISILSIALISILSLLSLSLYKNNKIRISTNKLLKTKNKELIAQKEKVELASKARSKFLATVSHELRTPLNAINGITYLLLQENPKPSQLEYLKSLEFSGNYLLNFINDILEINRLESNKVSNEKINFNIVELAENIKTSFNEFISENNIDFRTNIDSSINYNLIGDQTKLSQVLINLLNNAIKFSKNGIVWLTIKKSFETKDEVVLFFEIKDNGIGIPLDKQDSIFDSFSQGSVEINRTFGGTGLGLSIVKKILEIMGSQITLSSDGKSGSTFSFSINFKKSNTITNTDNSEPVLEIDTSNKKILLVEDNKINQMITQKMLDRKNIACVIIDNGEDAIEHMKTNSYDLILMDVHLPGINGTEATAEIRKFNSTIPIIALTAISLNENREMLLSFGMNDVITKPFLPEKFYEIVIQYLTNK from the coding sequence TTGCAAATTAAAAGATACTTATTCTCTCTTTTATTCTTAACTTCATTAAGTTATTCACAATCGCTATATAAAGAAACTACTAAAATAAATGATAGTGTAGATTACTTTTTAGAAGTCGCTGTTTTTAATAAAGATGATAAAAAATCATTTAATAAGGCAATTATTTATACTGAAAAAGCAATTGAATATGCTAAAGAAAACAATCTAAATGAAAAATTAGCAGATTGTTATTTAGTTCTTGGAAGTATTCATTTTGATTTAAACAAGATGGATAGTGCCATTGAAAACTTTATAAGAAGCATCAATTATTACAACAAAAAAGAAAAAAGCACCAACTTAGCTTTAGCCTATTATAATTTAGGTAATTGTTATTTAGAAAAAAACAAAACAGATCTTTCTGAAATTTACTTTAACAAATCTGCCCAACTTTACAATCAACTTAATTTTCCAGATGCAATTGATTTGATAAATCTTCAAAAAGGTATTATTCAAAAAAACAAACATAATTATTCTGAAGCAGAAATTATTTTTCAAAACATAATTACAGATGTTACAAATGAAGATTTTATTGATACTAAAGTAGAAGCTTTATTTCAATTAGGCCAAATTTATTTCATTAAAAAAAACAACGTTAGATCTATTCAATATTTTGAAAAATCGCTGAAAACAAATAAATCAGGAAATAAAAACATTCAATTAGAAATAAAAATACTTAAAGAACTAAGCAAACTATATCAATCAACACAGCAGTTTGAAAAATCAAATTTTTACTTAGAAAAATATGCTGAAATATTAGATTCTATAGGTAGTGATTTTAATAATTTAATTTCAGAAAACACATTCAATGAAATTAAATTTGACAAACAACTTCAAACTATTGAACAATTAGACAAGGAGAAAAAAAGCCAACAAAGAACCTTACGATTTTCAAAATTAATAAGTATATTGAGTATTGCCTTAATTTCAATTTTGTCTTTATTGAGTTTATCTTTATATAAAAATAATAAGATTAGAATAAGCACAAATAAGTTGTTAAAAACAAAAAACAAAGAGTTAATTGCTCAGAAAGAAAAAGTTGAACTAGCCTCAAAAGCACGTTCAAAATTTTTAGCAACAGTTAGTCATGAATTAAGAACACCTTTAAATGCAATTAATGGTATAACTTACTTATTACTACAAGAAAACCCTAAACCAAGTCAGCTTGAATATTTAAAATCGTTAGAGTTTTCAGGTAATTACTTATTAAATTTCATTAACGATATATTAGAAATTAATCGTTTAGAATCAAATAAAGTTTCTAATGAAAAAATAAATTTTAATATTGTTGAATTAGCCGAAAATATTAAAACATCGTTTAACGAATTTATTTCTGAAAACAATATTGATTTTCGCACCAACATTGACAGTTCAATTAACTACAACCTTATTGGTGATCAAACAAAATTATCTCAAGTATTAATTAACTTATTGAACAATGCTATTAAATTTAGTAAAAATGGTATTGTTTGGTTAACTATTAAAAAATCTTTTGAAACAAAAGATGAAGTAGTATTATTTTTTGAAATTAAAGATAACGGAATTGGAATTCCATTAGATAAACAAGATTCCATTTTTGATAGTTTCAGTCAAGGTTCTGTTGAAATAAATAGGACTTTTGGAGGAACAGGACTTGGGTTATCTATTGTAAAGAAAATTTTAGAAATAATGGGTTCTCAAATTACATTATCAAGTGATGGAAAATCTGGAAGTACATTTAGTTTCTCTATTAATTTTAAAAAATCAAATACAATTACTAACACCGATAACTCTGAACCAGTACTAGAAATTGATACTTCAAACAAAAAAATATTATTAGTAGAAGACAATAAAATCAATCAAATGATTACACAAAAAATGTTAGACCGTAAAAACATTGCTTGTGTAATTATTGATAATGGAGAAGATGCTATAGAACATATGAAAACTAATTCATATGATTTAATTTTAATGGATGTACATTTACCCGGAATAAACGGTACTGAAGCAACTGCCGAAATTAGAAAGTTTAATTCAACAATACCCATTATTGCTTTAACAGCAATTTCGTTAAACGAAAACAGAGAAATGTTACTTTCTTTTGGCATGAATGATGTAATAACAAAACCATTCTTACCAGAGAAATTCTATGAAATTGTAATTCAGTATTTAACTAATAAGTAA
- a CDS encoding glycosyltransferase encodes MVLNILLVSFIVIISIQIIYYLFIFGNFSFGKIKNGSSQRFPVSVIVCAKNEAENVKAYFPLLINQNYPEFEIVLIDDASSDETLDLFEEYEKQYSNVKLVKVQNNETFWGNKKYALTLGIKVAKYKHLLFIDADCKPASTEWISNMSMNFTPKKTIVLGYGAYNKVKGSFLNKIIRFETLMTAVQYFSWAKMGAPYMGVGRNLAYKSDEFYKVNGFIDHMKIRSGDDDLFINQASTKENTTICIEPNSFTYSDAKTTFSDWFNQKRRHISTAKYYKAFDQFQLGLFYSTQLFTLILGILLLAFNHQLIIVAALLGSRYIIAWISLGFSASKLKERDIMYFYPFIEIILIFTQLYLFILNLFSKPKHWK; translated from the coding sequence ATGGTTTTAAATATACTTTTAGTAAGTTTTATAGTAATCATTTCTATACAAATAATTTACTATTTATTCATTTTTGGTAATTTTTCATTTGGGAAAATAAAGAACGGTAGTTCTCAAAGATTTCCTGTTTCAGTTATTGTTTGTGCTAAAAACGAAGCAGAAAACGTTAAAGCATATTTTCCACTTTTAATCAATCAAAATTACCCTGAATTTGAAATCGTTCTTATCGATGATGCTTCTAGTGACGAAACTTTAGATTTATTTGAAGAATATGAAAAACAATATTCTAATGTTAAGTTGGTTAAAGTTCAAAATAATGAAACCTTTTGGGGAAACAAAAAATATGCGCTAACACTTGGAATTAAAGTTGCAAAATACAAACATTTATTATTTATTGATGCTGATTGCAAACCTGCTTCAACTGAATGGATAAGTAATATGAGTATGAACTTCACTCCTAAAAAAACTATTGTTTTAGGTTATGGCGCATACAATAAAGTTAAAGGTTCATTTTTAAACAAAATCATCCGTTTTGAAACTTTAATGACTGCCGTACAGTATTTTTCTTGGGCTAAAATGGGAGCTCCATATATGGGAGTTGGTCGAAATTTGGCTTACAAAAGCGATGAATTTTACAAAGTAAATGGTTTTATAGATCATATGAAAATTCGCTCTGGAGATGATGATCTATTCATTAATCAAGCCAGTACAAAAGAAAATACAACTATATGTATTGAACCAAATAGTTTTACTTATTCTGATGCTAAAACAACTTTTAGCGATTGGTTTAATCAAAAAAGAAGACATATTTCAACCGCTAAATATTATAAAGCGTTTGATCAATTTCAATTGGGTTTGTTTTACTCTACGCAATTATTCACTTTAATTCTAGGAATACTTTTACTAGCATTCAATCATCAACTTATAATTGTTGCAGCATTACTAGGCTCTAGATATATTATAGCATGGATCTCTTTAGGCTTTAGCGCTTCTAAATTAAAAGAAAGGGATATTATGTATTTTTACCCTTTTATTGAAATAATACTTATATTCACACAATTGTATTTATTTATCTTAAACCTATTCTCAAAACCTAAGCATTGGAAATAA
- the gap gene encoding type I glyceraldehyde-3-phosphate dehydrogenase gives MSKIRIAINGYGRIGRNLFRLLLNHPTIEVIAINDIADNKTMSHLTKYDSIHGVLPYEVGFTNSSIIVDKKEYLFFHEKEISNLDWKTLNIDIVIEATGKFKTYELANQHITAGAKKVILSAPAEDETIKTVVMGINESILDGSEVIVSNASCTTNNAAPMIKVMQSLGEIQQAYITTIHSYTTDQSLHDQPHKDLRRARGASQSIVPTTTGAAKAITKIFPDLDGKIGGCGIRVPVPDGSLTDITFNLKEKVTIEEINNAFKKASETELSGILAYTEDPIVSVDIIGNPNSCLFDSQLTSVIDNMVKVVGWYDNEIGYSSRLIDLISFISKK, from the coding sequence ATGAGTAAAATAAGAATTGCTATTAACGGCTATGGAAGAATAGGTCGAAATTTATTTCGTTTATTGCTTAATCATCCTACCATTGAAGTAATAGCCATAAATGACATTGCTGACAACAAAACAATGAGTCATTTAACAAAATATGATAGTATTCACGGAGTTTTACCTTATGAAGTAGGTTTTACAAACTCATCTATTATTGTTGACAAAAAAGAATATTTATTTTTTCACGAAAAAGAAATTTCTAATTTAGATTGGAAAACATTAAATATTGACATTGTCATTGAAGCTACAGGAAAATTCAAAACATATGAATTAGCCAACCAACATATTACTGCGGGTGCTAAAAAAGTAATACTTTCCGCTCCTGCTGAAGACGAAACTATTAAAACAGTCGTTATGGGAATTAACGAAAGTATTTTAGACGGTTCTGAAGTTATTGTTTCCAATGCCAGTTGTACTACTAATAATGCAGCACCAATGATAAAAGTAATGCAATCATTGGGCGAAATACAGCAAGCTTACATTACAACTATTCATTCTTACACTACAGATCAAAGTTTACACGATCAACCACATAAAGATTTAAGAAGAGCTCGTGGAGCATCGCAATCTATTGTACCTACAACAACTGGAGCTGCAAAAGCAATAACTAAGATTTTTCCTGATTTAGATGGAAAAATTGGTGGTTGCGGAATTCGAGTTCCTGTACCAGATGGTTCTTTAACCGATATTACTTTCAATTTAAAAGAAAAAGTAACCATTGAAGAAATCAATAACGCATTTAAAAAAGCTTCTGAAACAGAATTATCAGGAATATTAGCTTATACAGAAGATCCAATAGTTTCAGTAGATATTATTGGAAACCCAAATTCTTGTTTATTTGATTCGCAATTAACAAGTGTAATTGATAATATGGTAAAAGTTGTAGGCTGGTATGATAATGAAATTGGTTATTCTTCGAGATTAATTGACTTAATTAGCTTTATCTCCAAAAAATAA
- a CDS encoding RNA polymerase sigma factor, which translates to MEITSEIIQKNIEKAKNGDQVAFTFLLDFFWNEVFGYMLKRTENEADTDDIVIETFAKAFDKIATYNPEFGFNTWLIAIAKNVHIDMLRKKKTSLFLDMNNNENNQAYQIIDETPSAEDDIITEQNLSQLLGYIKELKPAYQEVIQLRYFQEMSYIDISETLEEPLNNIKVKLLRAKKLLAEIISKRN; encoded by the coding sequence TTGGAAATAACTTCAGAAATAATTCAAAAAAACATTGAAAAAGCTAAAAATGGCGACCAAGTTGCGTTTACTTTTTTATTAGATTTCTTTTGGAATGAAGTTTTTGGATACATGCTTAAGAGGACTGAAAATGAAGCCGATACTGATGATATTGTAATTGAAACTTTTGCAAAAGCATTTGATAAAATTGCAACCTATAATCCCGAATTTGGCTTTAACACTTGGTTAATTGCAATTGCGAAAAACGTTCACATTGACATGTTACGAAAAAAGAAAACCTCTTTATTTTTAGACATGAACAATAACGAGAACAATCAGGCTTATCAAATTATTGATGAAACTCCAAGTGCTGAAGACGACATTATTACAGAACAAAATCTTTCGCAATTATTAGGCTATATTAAAGAATTAAAACCCGCTTATCAAGAAGTAATTCAATTGCGTTATTTTCAGGAAATGAGCTACATTGATATTTCGGAAACTCTTGAAGAACCTTTAAATAATATTAAAGTAAAACTACTTAGAGCTAAGAAACTACTAGCTGAAATTATTTCTAAAAGAAATTAA
- the lipA gene encoding lipoyl synthase translates to MATENVFPPREPKPKWLRVKLPTGKKYTELRGLVDKYKLNTICTSGSCPNMGECWGEGTATFMILGNICTRSCGFCGVKTGRPETVDWDEPEKVARSIKLMGIKHAVITSVDRDDLKDMGSIIWAETVKAIRRMNPTTTLETLIPDFQGNTRNLDRIIEVAPEVVSHNMETVKRLTREVRIQAKYEKSLEVLRYLKEQGIKRTKSGIMLGLGETEEEVIQVLHDLADAKVDIVTIGQYLQPSKKHLPVKEFIRPEQFEKYEKIGKELGFRHVESGALVRSSYHAEKHIH, encoded by the coding sequence ATGGCAACAGAAAATGTTTTTCCACCTAGAGAACCAAAACCAAAATGGCTTCGTGTAAAATTACCAACCGGTAAAAAATATACTGAATTAAGAGGTTTAGTAGATAAATACAAGTTAAATACTATTTGCACATCTGGTAGTTGCCCTAATATGGGAGAGTGCTGGGGAGAAGGAACTGCTACATTTATGATTCTTGGAAATATTTGTACGCGTTCGTGTGGTTTTTGCGGTGTAAAAACTGGAAGACCAGAAACGGTTGACTGGGACGAACCCGAAAAAGTAGCGCGTTCTATTAAATTAATGGGAATTAAACACGCTGTTATTACAAGTGTTGATAGAGATGATTTAAAAGACATGGGATCAATCATTTGGGCTGAAACTGTAAAAGCCATCAGACGAATGAACCCAACCACAACTCTTGAAACTTTAATCCCTGACTTTCAAGGAAACACAAGAAATTTAGATCGAATTATTGAAGTTGCTCCAGAAGTAGTTTCTCATAATATGGAAACCGTAAAACGTTTAACTAGAGAAGTTAGAATTCAGGCTAAATATGAAAAAAGCTTAGAAGTTTTACGTTATTTAAAAGAACAAGGTATTAAAAGAACTAAATCGGGAATTATGCTTGGTTTAGGAGAAACTGAAGAAGAAGTAATACAAGTGCTTCATGATTTAGCAGATGCTAAAGTAGACATTGTAACCATTGGTCAATATTTACAACCTTCAAAAAAACATTTACCAGTTAAAGAATTTATTCGTCCTGAACAATTTGAGAAGTACGAAAAAATAGGAAAAGAACTTGGTTTTAGACATGTAGAAAGTGGCGCATTAGTTCGTTCTTCTTATCATGCAGAAAAACACATCCATTAA
- the ribH gene encoding 6,7-dimethyl-8-ribityllumazine synthase, producing MATENKNLSQYDKNTIPNAKDFRFGIVVSEWNDEITNGLFNGAKAALLDCGALSENIIRWDVPGSFELIYGSKRMIETQKVDCVIAIGCVIKGETMHFEFVCEGVTQGVKDLNLKYDVPTIFCLLTDNSMQQSIDRSGGKHGNKGTEAAIAAIKMVDLNKKA from the coding sequence ATGGCTACAGAAAATAAAAACTTATCACAATACGATAAAAACACAATCCCAAACGCGAAAGACTTTCGGTTTGGGATTGTTGTTTCAGAATGGAATGACGAGATAACTAATGGTTTATTCAACGGAGCAAAAGCTGCATTGTTAGATTGTGGTGCTTTGTCAGAAAATATAATCCGTTGGGATGTTCCTGGAAGTTTTGAGTTGATTTATGGTTCTAAGAGAATGATTGAAACTCAAAAAGTAGATTGCGTCATTGCAATTGGATGTGTAATTAAAGGAGAAACTATGCATTTTGAGTTTGTATGCGAAGGGGTTACTCAAGGTGTTAAAGATTTAAATTTGAAATACGATGTTCCTACAATTTTTTGTTTATTAACCGATAATTCAATGCAACAGTCAATTGATAGAAGTGGTGGGAAACACGGAAATAAAGGTACTGAAGCTGCAATTGCCGCAATTAAAATGGTAGATTTAAATAAAAAAGCTTAA
- a CDS encoding membrane or secreted protein: protein MKLVLLTIGLLAIAFAGIAIKIWAKKDGKFSGTCASQSPFLNKDGENCSFCGKTPEQMQDCTNDSAK from the coding sequence ATGAAACTTGTTTTATTAACTATCGGGTTACTTGCAATTGCATTTGCTGGAATTGCAATTAAAATATGGGCAAAAAAAGATGGGAAATTTTCTGGAACTTGTGCAAGCCAAAGTCCGTTTTTAAATAAAGATGGAGAAAACTGTAGTTTTTGTGGAAAAACTCCTGAACAAATGCAAGATTGCACTAACGATTCTGCAAAATAA
- a CDS encoding purine-nucleoside phosphorylase translates to MWEKVAETVEFIQKTVNCTPDYGVILGSGLGGFVNDIEVEYKLAYKDIPNFPISTVEGHEGALLFGSIGNKKVMAMQGRFHYYEGYDMKQVTFPVRVMKQLGINKLVVSNASGGVNPSFKVGDVMLITDHVNMMPEHPLRGSNDVRFGPRFVNMSEPYSKSMNAKVRAIAKENKIDLKEGVYLALQGPTFETLAEYRMVKAVGADCVGMSTVPEVIVAKHMNMDCIGVSIITDMGDEENIEEVNHQEVLEAAKKAEPIVRKLIKEFILTY, encoded by the coding sequence ATGTGGGAAAAAGTAGCAGAAACAGTTGAATTTATTCAAAAAACAGTTAATTGCACACCAGATTATGGCGTAATTTTAGGTTCTGGATTAGGCGGATTTGTAAATGATATAGAAGTCGAATATAAATTAGCTTATAAAGACATTCCAAATTTTCCCATATCTACAGTTGAAGGTCACGAAGGAGCTTTGCTTTTTGGATCAATTGGAAATAAAAAAGTGATGGCTATGCAAGGACGTTTTCATTATTATGAAGGTTATGATATGAAGCAAGTTACTTTTCCGGTAAGAGTTATGAAACAATTAGGGATTAATAAATTGGTTGTTTCAAATGCTTCAGGTGGCGTAAATCCTTCTTTTAAAGTTGGCGATGTCATGTTAATAACTGATCACGTAAATATGATGCCAGAACATCCACTAAGAGGAAGTAATGATGTTCGTTTTGGGCCTCGTTTTGTGAATATGAGTGAGCCTTATTCTAAAAGCATGAATGCTAAGGTTAGAGCAATTGCTAAAGAAAATAAAATTGACCTTAAGGAAGGTGTTTATTTGGCTTTACAAGGGCCAACTTTTGAAACTTTAGCCGAATATAGAATGGTTAAAGCTGTTGGTGCTGATTGTGTAGGAATGTCTACTGTTCCAGAAGTAATTGTTGCAAAACACATGAACATGGATTGTATTGGTGTTTCTATTATTACAGATATGGGAGATGAAGAAAATATTGAAGAAGTAAATCATCAAGAAGTTTTAGAAGCTGCAAAAAAAGCGGAACCAATAGTAAGAAAACTAATTAAAGAATTTATTCTTACTTATTAG
- the recF gene encoding DNA replication/repair protein RecF (All proteins in this family for which functions are known are DNA-binding proteins that assist the filamentation of RecA onto DNA for the initiation of recombination or recombinational repair.) codes for MYLKQLSLLNYKNISDKSFDFDEKVNCFVGKNGKGKTNILDAIFHLSYGKSYFNPLAVQNIKHEEEFFLIDGTFSKYDKEEKIACSLKRGQKKVLKRNNKIYDKLSDHVGFIPLVIISPSDTNLISEGSDVRRKFIDSVISTLDNSYLNELIQYNKLIAQRNALLKYFALNQSFDIDTLSIYNEQIIPIGTNIFEKRKEFLESFIPIFQKYYQLITDNAENVQLVYSSNLFENTLAELLSNNINKDRALQYTSVGIHKDDLSFEIDNFPIKKFGSQGQQKSFLIALKLAQFDFIKQQSGVLPILLFDDIFDKLDESRVQKIVTMVNDEVFGQIFISDTHVERTEAIIKSTHQSYAIFQL; via the coding sequence GTGTATTTAAAACAATTGTCATTATTAAATTATAAAAACATTTCAGATAAGTCTTTTGATTTTGATGAAAAGGTAAATTGTTTTGTAGGAAAAAATGGCAAAGGAAAAACTAATATTTTAGACGCTATTTTTCATTTATCTTATGGTAAAAGTTATTTTAATCCGCTTGCCGTTCAAAACATTAAACATGAGGAAGAGTTTTTTTTAATTGACGGAACCTTTTCTAAATATGACAAAGAAGAAAAAATTGCTTGTAGTTTAAAAAGAGGTCAGAAAAAAGTTTTAAAACGAAATAATAAAATTTACGATAAACTTTCAGATCATGTTGGTTTTATTCCTCTTGTAATCATTTCTCCTTCTGATACAAATTTAATTTCTGAAGGAAGCGATGTAAGACGTAAATTTATTGATAGTGTAATTTCTACTTTAGACAATTCATACCTTAATGAATTAATTCAATATAATAAATTAATTGCTCAACGAAATGCGTTACTAAAATATTTCGCATTAAATCAGTCTTTTGACATTGATACTTTAAGTATATATAATGAGCAAATTATTCCTATTGGGACTAATATTTTTGAAAAGAGAAAAGAATTCCTAGAAAGTTTTATTCCTATTTTTCAAAAGTATTACCAATTAATAACAGATAATGCCGAAAATGTACAATTAGTATATTCGAGTAATTTATTTGAAAACACTTTAGCTGAACTTTTATCAAATAACATCAATAAAGATAGAGCTTTACAATATACAAGTGTAGGGATCCATAAAGATGATTTATCTTTTGAAATTGACAACTTTCCTATTAAAAAATTTGGTTCGCAGGGACAACAAAAATCGTTTTTAATTGCCTTGAAATTAGCTCAATTTGACTTTATAAAACAACAAAGTGGCGTTTTACCTATTTTATTGTTTGATGATATTTTTGACAAACTAGACGAATCCAGAGTTCAAAAAATTGTAACAATGGTAAATGACGAAGTTTTTGGGCAAATATTTATTTCCGACACTCATGTTGAAAGAACTGAAGCTATAATTAAAAGCACACATCAATCTTACGCTATATTTCAGTTATAA
- a CDS encoding tetratricopeptide repeat protein: MATYNKRGYKASKPEELDTNANEFEEVIETSGESTTEEVFNTLDETASKTEDWVAKNQKLVLGVVGAIALVTIGYLLFDKFVAQPKEDKAFSEIFQAQEYFNQALSNTENPDSLFNLALKGGEGKLGFTGVADQYSGTKAGNLANYYAGMSYLNIKDFKNAEKYLLEFSSKDMMLNALALGGLGDAYSETNKVDDAISYYKKAAETNENDFTTPRFLFKAAQLALIANKKEEANKLFTQIKEKYETSKEGLNIDAYIAMTE, encoded by the coding sequence ATGGCAACATATAACAAAAGAGGCTATAAAGCTTCAAAACCAGAAGAATTAGATACTAATGCAAATGAATTTGAAGAAGTAATTGAAACTTCAGGAGAAAGTACAACTGAAGAAGTTTTTAATACTTTAGATGAAACTGCTTCTAAAACTGAAGACTGGGTTGCTAAAAATCAAAAATTAGTATTAGGAGTTGTAGGTGCAATTGCATTAGTAACAATTGGTTATTTATTATTTGATAAATTTGTTGCTCAACCAAAAGAAGATAAAGCATTTAGTGAAATTTTTCAAGCTCAAGAATATTTTAATCAAGCTTTATCTAATACTGAAAATCCAGATTCATTATTTAATCTTGCATTAAAAGGCGGTGAAGGAAAACTTGGTTTTACAGGTGTTGCAGATCAATATTCTGGAACAAAAGCAGGAAATTTAGCTAATTATTATGCAGGAATGTCTTATTTGAATATTAAAGATTTTAAAAATGCTGAAAAGTATTTATTAGAATTTTCTTCAAAAGATATGATGTTAAATGCATTGGCATTAGGTGGTTTAGGTGACGCTTATTCTGAAACGAATAAAGTTGATGACGCTATTTCTTATTACAAAAAAGCTGCAGAAACTAATGAAAATGATTTTACTACACCAAGATTTTTATTTAAAGCTGCACAATTAGCATTAATAGCAAATAAAAAAGAAGAAGCAAATAAATTGTTTACTCAAATTAAAGAAAAATACGAAACTTCAAAAGAAGGATTAAATATTGACGCTTATATTGCGATGACAGAATAA
- the murB gene encoding UDP-N-acetylmuramate dehydrogenase → MNIQSDFSLKTYNTFGIEAKAKEFTSVQNIKELIDVLKLNKDIFVLGGGSNMLLTQNINKLVVHVDLKGISIVKESEDYVWIKANAGENWHEFILWCIEHNYGGIENLSLIPGNVGTTPIQNIGAYGVEIKDVFSSCEAISINNQSITTFEKEDCNFGYRESVFKNELKNQYIITSVVFKLTKKNHKTNSSYGAIEAELAQNNITNPSIKDISNAVIAIRKSKLPDPKVLGNSGSFFKNPIVPIETYKKAVLQYPEMPHYVVSNTEVKVPAGWLIEQAGFKGKRFGDAGIHEKQALVLVNYGNATGQEIVELSKHIQKTILDKYGIAIEAEVNII, encoded by the coding sequence ATGAATATTCAATCTGATTTTTCGTTAAAAACATATAATACCTTTGGAATTGAAGCTAAAGCTAAAGAATTTACTTCTGTACAAAACATTAAAGAACTTATTGACGTTTTAAAACTGAATAAAGATATTTTTGTTTTAGGCGGCGGAAGCAACATGTTACTTACACAGAACATTAACAAACTGGTTGTACATGTAGATTTAAAAGGAATTTCTATTGTTAAAGAAAGTGAAGATTATGTTTGGATAAAAGCAAATGCTGGAGAAAATTGGCATGAATTTATTTTATGGTGCATTGAGCATAATTATGGAGGAATTGAAAACTTATCACTTATTCCAGGAAATGTAGGAACTACTCCAATTCAAAATATTGGCGCTTATGGCGTTGAAATAAAAGATGTTTTTTCTTCGTGCGAAGCCATTTCTATAAACAACCAAAGTATTACAACTTTTGAAAAAGAAGATTGTAATTTTGGATACAGAGAAAGTGTTTTTAAAAACGAATTAAAAAATCAATACATTATAACAAGTGTTGTTTTTAAACTTACCAAAAAAAATCACAAAACCAATAGTTCTTATGGCGCTATTGAAGCTGAATTAGCACAAAACAATATTACAAATCCTTCTATAAAAGATATAAGTAATGCTGTAATTGCTATTAGAAAAAGTAAACTTCCAGATCCAAAAGTTTTAGGAAACAGTGGCAGTTTTTTTAAAAACCCAATTGTACCAATAGAAACATACAAAAAAGCAGTTCTTCAATATCCAGAAATGCCCCATTATGTTGTTTCTAACACAGAAGTAAAAGTCCCAGCAGGCTGGTTAATTGAACAAGCTGGATTTAAAGGTAAAAGATTTGGTGACGCAGGAATTCATGAAAAACAAGCATTAGTACTTGTTAATTATGGAAATGCAACTGGCCAAGAGATTGTTGAACTTTCAAAACACATTCAAAAAACTATTTTAGACAAGTATGGCATTGCTATTGAAGCAGAAGTTAATATTATTTAA